The genomic stretch CAAAGCCGGCAGCGATAGTGGTAAAAATATCTTGAAGAATATACCAAACCGCGACAGTCCGTCAATCAATGCAGCTTCTTCTAAATCCTTAGGAATTGTCAAAAAGTACTGGCGCATGAAAAATATATAGAATGCACTCACAAGCCACGGAATAATTAATCCCTTGTACGAATCAATCCAGCCAAGTTTGTTTAGAATAAGGTAAATAGGAATCAAGAGTACCTGCCCAGGTATCATCATTGTACCTATGATAATGTAAAAAACAACCTTCTTAAATGGGAAACTTAGCCTTGCAAGAGCATATGCTGCCATGGAATTGAAAAGCAGATTGCCAGCTGTCACAGCTACTGCAACCACAAAGCTGTTAAAAAGCCATCTCATAAACGGAAACTCTGTCGTGATGTATTTATAGCTACTAAAGCTCAGCTTTCCAAAGTCAACTGAGAATTTTGTCACATCTTCTACAGGTTTTAAAGAAGTTATAACAGCAATAAGGTATGGTACCAAGGTTATCAGCGCCCATAAAATGCAGATTGTATATAGCACTATTTTGACTCCAATCCCATAGGTATTTTCCTTCATCCACACCTTTTTCTCATCTCCTTTTTTGATAATCCAGAAAAATCATTACTTAATATGACATTTCCTCGCCAAAAAATTTTCGCTGAATTAATGTCAATACAAAGATAATCCCAAACACAACAAACGCCATAGCCGAGGCAACTCCCATGTTGAACTCTTTAAAAGCTGTTCTGTATATCATCACAACCATTGTCATTGCTTTTCCCATGGGACCACCATCAGAACCGCCTATAATGTATGACAAATCAAACATCTGGAGAGTACTAATAAAAGATACAACTGTGTTGAAAAATATCATCGGTTTTAAAAGAGGTATTGTGATTTTAATAAGCTTAATAAATTCTCCTGCACCTTCAACTTCTGCAGCTTCATAAAGCTGGTCTGGAATTGTTGAAAGTCCAGACAAAAATGTAACCATATAAAACCCTACAGATCCCCAAACAGCAACACTCACAATTGCGGGCATCACAAAAGAAGGTTCATTGAACCAATTTCGAGGAGTAATCCCAATATGACTTAAAATCTGATTCACAAGCCCATCTGTTTTGTACAAAAACAGAAATATAATCGATACTGCTACAGGTGATGTAACCGTGGGAAGATAATATGTTGTTCTGAAAAACTCCTTGAATTTTACCTTGTCATTTACTATCACAGCTAAAATGAGAGCAATAATAAGCTGAGTAGGAACAACTAAAACCGAATAATAAAGTGTGTTAAGGATAGAATCTAAAAACATCTTGTTTGTCAGCGCTTCTTTATAGTTAGCAAGGCCTACAAATTTAGGTGGAGCATCTCCTAAGAATGAAAAGTTCTGAAAACTTATCATAAAAGCTTTTACAAGCGGGTAAGCAAAAAATACACAAAAAGACAGTATATAAGGAAGCAGCATGACAAAAGCTGTCAAGTATTCTTGCGTTTTTGTTCTATTTCTCATTTTTTATTCACATCCCCCTATAACTTACAGTTATATTCTTATAAATCAAGGCAGGCTTTTTTACCTGCCTTGATTATTTTCCAGGTAGTATCTTCTATTTTACTTCATGATTTGCTTTACTCTTTCCTCAATGTTCTTCTTAAGGTCATACTTTTTGCCAATTACATAGTCTTCAAATGCTTTGTTGAAGACATCCACAACTTTTGTGCCATCCAGACCATAGAAGTAGACCTGTGCATATTTTGCACCATCAACAAGCGCTTTTCTCTCTGGATAAGTCTTAGCAAAGTTTACACCTGCACTCTTTAATGAAGGAAGTGCCAAACCTGCTTCAACCACGTACTTTTGACCACCTTCTCCAGTTAAGAATCTTATAAGTTTGAACGCTTCAGGTTTGTGCTTAGAATTCTTGCTCATTACATATGCAACGGTGAATGCCATTGTTGACTTGCCAGCTGGTCCTGCGGGAAGTTCTGCAATTCCATATTGATCTTTTGGTATCTTTCTGTCGTTTAAGAATGGAATCATCCAGCCGCCTTCAATTGTCATAGCAGCTTTCTTGTCAGCAAATGCATCTCCAACCCAGCCAGCGCCTAAATCCTTCGGAGTCTTGCATATTCCTTCTTTGAAAAGGTCAAGTGCAAATTTTAAGCCTTCCAAGGCTTTCGGGTCAGTAAAGACTGGCTTACTACCGTCAAATACTTTACCACCATTTTGATATGCAAAAGGTTGAATTCTTGCAAGCTCAAGATTCATTGTAAGACCTACAACCTTGTCTGTTGTAAGTTTTTTAGCATACTCTTTCAACTCCTGCCATGTCTTTGGTGCCTGTGTAAGACCTGCCTGTTTGAACATCTCTTTGTTGTAGAACAAAACTAATGTATTGTAGTCTTTTGGAAGTCCATACACTTTTCCTTTGTATATGAATGGCTGGAGAAGTGATGACTCATAACCAATTGTTTTGACATTGTACTTTTTCATCCAGCTGTCAAGCGGCTCTAAGACATTCTTTGCAATGTACTGCCAAGCTGGCATTGAATCCATGTAAAAGATATCTGGTTCTGTTTTAGATGCCATGAGAAGCTGCATCTTTTGGTTATAGTCACCGACAATTTCAGTAATTTTTACATCAACATTTGGATACAGCTTTTTGAACGCTGCAATTTGGTTTTGAACAATCTTCTTCTCAGCAGGGGAAGATGCCCACGCACCAAGCTTTAAAGTTATCTTGGAAGTGGCAAAAACATCTTTTTGCGCAGCACCTATTCCTGCAACCAAGGAAAGTAGGAAAATTAACGTTAATAAAATTGTTAGAAATTTTTTCATAAAACAAACCTCCTTTTTGAATTAAATATTTCGGAAATGTTTTCGATGATTTTATTATACAACAAGTTAGTAATTTTGTCTACAGGTTTTTTAATTAATTTTTAGATTTTGTTTATTAAGTATAAGTAATGCTGTCTTATATATTTCAAGCTTTCAAACTTTTTTCGAAATGTTTTCGTAAAATCAAAGGAGCTGTCTAAAAACAAAATTTTAAAGATTTCATGCCACAATATATAGGCAAAATCAAATAATTAAACTATATATTGTGAGAAAAGGGCTATCCAATTATCTTTTTGGACAGCCCCTTATAAGCAAAAAAAGCTATAAAACAACTTCTTTGCTTCTTATCTTGATTTTTACTTTGCTCCTGTCAACTCTTTTTTTGACCTCAACATTTTCCTTGGTTATGACAAAATCCAGCAAGTTTCCTTTCCACCAAATGCTAAATTTCAAAGCTTCCCACTTTTCAAAAAGCCACGGATTGACAGAGAGAACATCATCCTTTTCTACTTTTAAACCTCCAAAACCAAATATCAAAGCTTGCCATGTGCCGCCCAAAGACGCAGCGTGTATCCCCAAAGCTGTGTTGCCTTGATTGTCTTCAATGTCTGTCAAAGCGGTACGCATAAAATTTATATATGCTCTTTTTGTCTCACCCACTCTTACTCCCATCAAAGCATAAATGCTCGGACTTAAAGACGATTTGTGCATTGTCCTTTTTTCATAGTAATCATAGTTTATTTTCATGACCTCTTCATCAAACTGGTCGCCAAGCAAATACAAAAGCATCACAACGTCTGCTTGTTTAATGAGCTGATAGCTATTTAGCTTGTCAAGCTCAACACCTTCTGGCCAGACTGGCATATTGTTGCTGTCGTATTCTTTAATAACAAAATCTTTAAGATTAAAATATCCTTCAAACTGTTCAATTAGCTTTGTTTCAGGATGGTATGGAATATAAATCTTTGATGCAACTTTTAGCCAGTTCAAAGGTTCATCTTCTGATAAGTTTATTTTTTTTACTAACCTTTCAAAATGGCTTGGGTAATTTTCCTCTAAGCATTTCAATACTTCATAAGCCTTTTCTAAGTTCCACTTTGCAAGATAATTGGTATAGGCATTGTTGTTACAATGTTCATGGAACTCATCCGGACCTATCACATCATTTATTTCATATCTATCCTTTTCTTCATTATATTTACAAATAGAAGCCCAAAACCTTGCTGTTTCAATCACAATTTCCGCACCATAGTTTAAAAGAAACTCTATATCATCTGTTGCACGCACATATTCTAAAACTGCAAAGGCTATATCTGCTGAGATATGATATTCTATATCCCCTGTCCATATTCGAACAGGTTTGCCAAGATAATCGTACCCCCACTTTGGCGTCTCCTCTTGACCGGTGTCTGCAGACTCCCAGGGGAACTGCGCACCTTTGTATCCATTTTTCCTTGCATTCTCTCTTGCACCGTCCAAAAGATTGTACCTGTACATCAGCATTGACCTTGCAGCTTTCGGATTTGTGTAAATGTAAAACGGGAGCATAAAAATCTCTGTGTCCCAAAAAACATGTCCTTTGTAGCCTTCTCCGTGAAGGCCTTTTGCACCAAGGCTTACATGTTCATCTTCTGGATTTGCCATACTAAGTAGATGGAAAACATTAAATTTAAGACTTCTATCTGCAACCTCATCACCAATTACCTCAACCTTGGCAACATCCCAGAGCTTATCATACTCTTCTATATGCTCAGAAAGCAGCCTCTCAACACCTAATTCTTTTGCTCTTTCAAGCTTGATTGTAGAACTTCTAAAAATATCATCAACATTTTCTCTTGAGGACACCAATACACTCAGCTTTACAATCTCATAACTTTTTCCTTCTTTTGCTTCAACCTCAAGGTTTTCAGTAATAACGCTTCCTAAATCTTTTACAAATCTATTAAAATAACATTTCTGGCTATCTAATAAAACCTCTGTAGAACTTGCTATTCCCACTTTGTATCTTTTATCCTTTGTTGTAATGCCAAGGAATATACAGCTTTTGCAATCCTTTTTATCTTCTACTTCATAATGTTTTACTCTATCGTTTGGAATATCCTTGGAGTTCATGGTATTGGCATCGATAAAACTTTCTACATTTAAAACCGCTGAGTAGTTTTCGCAAACCACATTGTACTTTTGAACAATAAGATTTTTATTTTTCATGCTGACAAATCGAAATCCCTCTATTGATGTAATTCTACCTTTTTCATCTTTTAGTCTCAATTTTCTAAAAAGCAGTCCCTGTTTTAAGTCTAAAACTCTCTTAAATTCAACAACTTCACATTTCAAAGGATTTAGAAATTCTCTATTTATATAAATCCTAAGACCTATTGGATTTGGCAAATTCACAAGTTCTGTAACCTGAGCTGTGTCTTTGTCAAATACACCTGCTATGAAAGTTCCTGGTATCTCATCACAAAAAACCTCTTCATTGATTCCCCTTATTCCTACATACCCATTTGTAAGAGCAAAGCAGGTTTCATGTTTATGTGAAACTCCAAAACTTTCCTGTTCAATCAGCCAGTTTTTTTCTGAAAGTTTCATTATTGAAAACCTCCTAAACCTTTTTGAAAAGTTTTTCATGAAGATTTTCAAGAAGTTCCAAGTTAACATTGGTCAATTTATCAACCACGTAATGAGCTTCTTTGAGCCTATCAAATTGACCATCTCTACAGACACCAATTGTAAGCATCCCCGCACGAATACCTGCCTTTACCCCATCTATAGCATCTTCAAACACGACGCACTCTTTGGGATTTACGTTTAGTCTTTGTGCAGCAGTTAGAAATATTTCAGGGTCAGGTTTTCCTTTTTTGAAATCATACCCTGTCACAATTGTATCAAACATATTGTGAATTCCTATTTTGGTCAAAATTTTAGTAGTATTTTTGCTTGAAGAAGCAACAGCAAGTCTTATATTATTTTGCTTCAAATGATTCAAAAGCCATATGCTATCTTCAAAAGCTTCTAAATTTTCTTGTTCAACAAATTCCAAAAAAATCTTTTGTTTTTCCTCTGCCATTTCTATTAACTTGTCTTCTGGCATATCATATGCAATGCTTCTTATCCCATCCAGCCTTGGTTTTCCGTCAACCTTCCATTTGTAATCTTCATATTCAAATTTATAACCGTGGTTTTCAAACATCTTTTTCCATGCTTTGAAATGTAATTTTACAGTATCTGTTAAAACACCATCCATGTCAAAAATAGCAGCCTTGATTTTTCCCATGAAAAGTAAACCCCTTTGCTGTGATTGTTGTATAAGATTATTATAAAAGTTTTTCGAATTGTTTTCAATATCGTTTTCGATTATTTTCGACATTTTATAAAGACATGCTCGAAGTATAAGGAAAGAATTTTAATAGTTTTAGAAAAGAATTAGTTTTATAATAATAGTAAAGACAAGAAAGTTAAGAAAGTTAAAAATTTAGATGGAATAACTTTATTATAAATAATTCAGAGCAATAAAATAAAAATCAGAAGGGAGAAGAAAAGAGAGTGAGATAGAAACTCGTTCCAGTTTTTTATTGTTTTTAATTAGTTCAAAAGAAGTGATAACTAAACATTTGACATTTGCATTTTTTCATCTTACTTGTTAAATATTTAACATTCGAACACAAAAATAAAAAATCCGGCAGCCACCTACTTTCCCGTGCCGTCTCCAGCACAGTATCATCGGCGTTGCGAGGCTTAACTTCCGTGTTCGGAATGGGAACGGGTGTTTCCCTCGCTCTTTCGCCACCGGATTTGTCAGCTTATTCATTTTCTTCAGCAGCTTTCTAAGCAGCCTCGCAAGTGAATAGGGAGAAAGCTCCTCTTTCGGTCAAGCTCCTCGGGCCATTAGTACCGCCTTGCTCAACGCCTCACAGCGCTTACACATGCGGCCTATCTACCTGGTAGTCTTCCAGGACCCTTACCACCTTTGAGGTGTGGGGTATCTCATCTTGGGGTGGGCTTCACGCTTAGATGCTTTCAGCGTTTATCCCTTCCGGACTTGGCTTCCCAGCCGTGCCCCTGGCGGGACAACTGGTAAACCAGCGGTCCGTCCAACCCGGTCCTCTCGTACTAGGGTCAGCTCCCCTCAAATACCCTGCGCCCGCGGCGGATAAGGACCGAACTGTCTCACGACGTTCTGAACCCAGCTCACGTACCGCTTTAATGGGCGAACAGCCCAACCCTTGGGACCTACTTCAGCCCCAGGATGCGATGAGCCGACATCGAGGTGCCAAACCTCCCCGTCGATGTGGACTCTCGGGGGAGATCAGCCTGTTATCCCCGGGGTAACTTTTATCCGTTGAGCGACGGCTCTCCCACTTGAATACCGCCGGATCACTAAGCCCGACTTTCGTCCCTGCTCGAGATGTCTCTCTCACAGTCAAGCCACCTTACCGCCTTTGCACTCCTACCGCACGATTTCCATCCGTGCTGAGGTGACCTTTGGGCGCCTCCGTTACCTTTTAGGAGGCGACCGCCCCAGTCAAACTGCCCACCTGACAGTGTCCCATCACTCGGTTCAGAGTGTCTGGTTAGTGCCCCAGTGCACCCAGAGTGGTATCCCACCGTCGGCTCCATGGATGCTGGCGCACCCACTTCTCCGCCTCCCACCTATCCTGTACAGGGCACACCAAAACACAGTGCCAGGCTGCAGTAAAGCTCCACGGGGTCTTTCTGTCCAACCGCGGGTAACCAGCGTCTTCACTGGTACCACAATTTCGCCGGGCACACCGCCAAGACAGCGCCCAAGTCGTTACGCCATTCGTGCGGGTCGGAACTTACCCGACAAGGAATTTCGCTACCTTAGGACCGTTATAGTTACGGCCGCCGTTCACTGGGGCTTCGGTTCGGAGCTTCGCCCTCTTCAGGCTAACCCCTCCCCTTAACCTTCCAGCACCGGGCAGGCGTCAGCCCCTATACCTCGCCTTTCGGCTTGGCAGAGACCTGTGTTTTTGATAAACAGTCGCTTGGGCCTATTCCCTGCGACCCTGAGCTCTTCACCCAGGGCACCCCTTCTCCCGAAGTTACGGGGTCAGTTTGCCGAGTTCCTTAGCGGTGCTTCACCCGTCCGTCTGTGGATCCTCTCCTCGCCCACCTGTGTCGGTTTCCAGTACGGGCACCTGCCTTCGCCTACGCGACGCTTTTCTTGGCAGTGTGAAGCTCGGCACTTCGCCTACTATTACTTCGGCTCCCCATCACGGCTCACGGTTGCCGAGTGAGCGGATTTGCCTACCCACTCCCGCTCGCCGCTTGGCCGGGGTCTACCAACTCCCCGGTTGCCTGCTCCTCCTGCGTCCCGCCTCGTAGGTTAACCTCCGGCAGGTGGCTCAGGATTATCAACCTGATACCCATCAGCTACGCCTTTCGGCCTCGCCTTAGGCCCCGGCTAACTCTGGGCGGATTCGCCTTCCCCAGAAAACCTTGGGCTTCCGACGGGCAGGCTTCCCACCTGCCTCGCGCTACTTATTCCGGCATTCTCACTTCTGCCTCGTCCACCCTGGCTTTCGCCTTGGGCTTCGCCCTAACGCAGAACGCTCCCCTACCGCTATAGCCACACCTTCCCGTGGCTATAACCCGATGCTTCGGTGTGTGGCTTTAGCCCCGAGTATTTTCGGCGCCCAGCCGCTCGACCAGTGAGCTGTTACGCACTCTTTAAAGGAATGGCTGCTTCTAAGCCAACCTCCTGGTTGTCTTCGCGGCTGAACATCCTTTGCACACTTAGCCACACCTTCGGGACCTTAGCAGTCGGTCTGGGCTGTTCCCCTCTCGACCACGGACCTTATCGCTCGTGGTCTGACTCCCAAGCTTAAAACCGCCAGCATTCGGAGTTTGATAGGGTTCGGTAACGTTTTTGCGCCCCTAGCCCAATCAGTGCTCTACCTCCAGCGGCTACAAGCTTGAGGCTAGCCCTAAAGCTATTTCGGGGAGAACCAGCTATCTCCGGGTTCGATTGGAATTTCTCCACTACCCTCAGCTCATCCGACGCCTTTTCAACGACGACCGGTTCGGGCCTCCATGTGGTCTCACCCACACTTCACCCTGGCCAAGGGTAGATCACCCGGTTTCGGGTCTACTTACGCATACTAATCGCCCTCTTCAGACTCGGTTTCCCTGCGGCTCCAGCGCTCTCTCGCGCCTTAGCCTCGCATGCGTAAGTAACTCGCCGGACCGTTCTTCAATAAGTACGACGTCAGGGACTTCTCGCCCCCTCCGTCTGCTTGTAGGCACAGGGTTTCAGGCTCTATTTCACTCCCCTCCCGGGGTTCTTTTCACCTTTCCCTCACGGTACTTGTGCACTATCGGTCACCGGTAGTATTTAGCCTTGGAGGGTGGTCCCCCCTGCTTCACACCAGCTTCCACGGCACTGGTGCTACTCAGGATCAGAAGCACCACTCTACCGCACTTTTCGCCTACGGGGCTGTCACCCTCTACGGCTGGCCTTCCCAGACCATTCGGCTAAGTGCCTCAAGTGGCTTTGCGCTTCTGTCCTACAACCCCACCGCAAGCTCTTCACCTGCGATGGTTTGGGCTCCTCCCCTTTCGCTCGCCGCTACTCAGGGAATCTCATTTTGATTTCTTCTCCTCGGGGTACTAAGATGTTTCAGTTCCCCCGGTCTCCCCTCGCATGCCTATGTATTCAGCATGCGATGCCAGGTCTTCCACCCGGCGGGTTGCCCCATTCGGGAATCCACGGATCTACGCCTGCTTGCGGCTCCCCGTGGCTTTTCGCAGCTTGCCACGCCCTTCATCGGCTCCGGTGCCGAGGCATCCACCCTGCGCCCTTTCCTCGCTTGACCTCCACAGACAGACAGACTCCTTAATCTGCCTTTCCTCGCTTTCCCCCTATTCACTTGCCAAGCTGCCTTCCTGGTGGGCTTAGGTGGACTCGAACCACCGACCTTACGCTTATCAGGCGTACGCTCTAACCACCTGAGCTATAAGCCCATATATCATTGGTGGAGATGAGGAGATTCGAACTCCTGACCCCCTGCTTGCAAGGCAGGTGCTCTCCCAACTGAGCTACATCCCCACCTCAAATAGCAGCTTTCCTAAAATTAAACAGCACCTAACCTACTCGGCTACTCACAAAACCCTTAGAAAGGAGGTGATCCAGCCGCACGTTCCCGTACGGCTACCTTGTTACGACTTCACCCCAATCATCAGCCCCACCTTCAACACAGCTTAACCTGTGTCTTCAGGTGTTGCTGACTCTCATGGTGTGACGGGCGGTGTGTACAAGGCCCGGGAACGTATTCACCGCGGCATGCTGATCCGCGATTACTAGCGATTCCGACTTCATGCAGGCGAGTTGCAGCCTGCAATCCGAACTGGGGGTGCTTTTTTGGGATTCGCTCCGGCTCGCGCCTTCGCTGCCCTCTGTAGCACCCATTGTAGCACGTGTGTAGCCCAGGGCATAAGGGGCATGATGATTTGACGTCATCCCCACCTTCCTCCGCCTCATCGGCGGCAGTCCCCTTAGAGTGCCCACCCTTACGTGCTGGCAACTAAGGGCAGGGGTTGCGCTCGTTGCGGGACTTAACCCAACATCTCACGACACGAGCTGACGACAACCATGCACCACCTGTGTCCGGGTTCCTGCTCTCAACAAGCAGGCACCCCCACCTTTCGGCAGGGTCCCCGGCATGTCAAGCCCTGGTAAGGTTCTTCGCGTTGCTTCGAATTAAACCACATGCTCCACCGCTTGTGCGGGCCCCCGTCAATTCCTTTGAGTTTCAACCTTGCGGCCGTACTCCCCAGGCGGGATGCTTATTGTGTTAACTACGGCACGGAAGAGTTCTTCTCCCCCACACCTAGCATCCATCGTTTACAGCGTGGACTACCAGGGTATCTAATCCTGTTTGCTCCCCACGCTTTCGTGCCTCAGCGTCAGTTACGGTCCAGACGGCCGCCTTCGCCACTGGTGTTCCTCCCGATATCTACGCATTTCACCGCTACACCGGGAATTCCGCCGTCCTCTCCCGCACTCAAGCCTGGCAGTTTTGAACGCTCCTTTTGGGTTGAGCCCAAAAATTTCACGCTCAACTTACCAGGCCGCCTACGCACCCTTTACGCCCAGTAATTCCGGACAACGCTCGCCACCTACGTATTACCGCGGCTGCTGGCACGTAGTTAGCCGTGGCTTTTTAAACGGGTACTATCTTCTCCTTCTCCCCGTCCAAAGAGGTTTACACCCCGAAGGGCTTCTTCCCTCACGCGGCGTCGCTGCGTCAGGCTTTCGCCCATTGCGCAAGATTCCCCGCTGCTGCCTCCCGTAGGAGTGTGGGCCGTGTCTCAGTCCCACTGTGGCCGTACACCCTCTCAGGCCGGCTACCCGTCGTCGCCTTGGTAGGCCGTTACCCCACCAACTAGCTGATGGGCCGCGAGCCCATCCCCAGCCGGAATGGACCTTACGTCCACCCTTTCACCACAACATCATGCGATGCCGTGGTCCCATCGGGTATTAGCAGCCCTTTCGAGCTGTTATCCCCGTGCTGAGGGTAGGTTGCTCACGTGTTACTCACCCGTCCGCCGCTAAGATGGCAGCCTCCAGCTCATCACCTTCAACCACCATCTCCGCTCGACTTGCATGCGTTAGGCACGCCGCCAGCGTTCGTCCTGAGCCAGGATCAAACTCTCAAATAAATATATCCTCAAGTCCGATCCTTTAGCTCAATATCATTTACATCCGGCCGCTGTCTTTAAACAGCCTTAGCCTTTCGGTTAGGCACTGTTCAATTTCCAAGCTGCCCGCCGCAGCTTTCTACCTGCGACGCTTTTATAATATACCACCTTTTTGGTCTGCGTTCAATATTCATTTTTCCTCATTTTAAGCTTTAAACTTGCAAAATCACAATTCAAATTATTTTTTCTTGTTTTTTCTCTCGATTTCTCGTTTATTTGCCTATATACACTTTTGGAACTTCTCCAATATAGATGTTCTCGGCGATTGGGATGCGCTGGAGCAGCGTCACTTTTCTTTTTGTCCTCAAAAACAAAAAGTGTCCTTCAAATTTTAAGTTCAAATATATTCTGTGGACTGTTTGATTAATTCCTGCTGAATTAAAGTCAGACTGCCAGTTATATGAAACTGCTGATATGTACATTATATTTCCTCTTAGTACCGGACCAAATTGATTAAAAAATATGTTGTTGAAAATATAGCCCAATCTAAATTCTACCTCAACAGGTGTGAGCGTTTTTGCTTTTTGATTTATCAAAAGAATTAAATTTGCTGCTTCTTTATTTAATACAACGGTATCAATTTTTATTAGCGAAGGTTTTTCTCCTTTTTCAACCTTGACTACATCATCATACTTTATCTTTTGCTGCTGCAAAACCTGCAACACAGCTTGATTTGTTACCTCTACAATTTTTTGTTTTGCCCTGTATTCAAATGCTTCTATTAGATAGTTTTCCAGCCAAATTTCTATGAAGATAGCTAAAGTAAATAGTGCAAAGATTAAAAAAGCCAAAAGGACTAATGCCTTTTGGCATCTGCGCCTGTTGTAGTTATAAAATCTCATTTTTGATGAGTTTTACACCTTCCTCTACTTATTTAGAATATGCAAACTCTTCTATTTTGATACCTGAAACCTTACAAATACTTTTTATACTTTTCGTTTAGTGCTATGGTTTGAATTATCTCTTTAATCTCTCTTTCCTTTGACTTGTGACAGACAAGAATTGCATCGTCAACCGAGATGAGAATAATGTCTTTTATACCAAGAGCTATTACAAATTTATCTGAAAAAATTATGCAGTTTTTTGTTTCATTTGTTATAGCCTCTGCCTTGATAACATTTCCATTTTCATCTTTTGTCAAAATCCTTTCAAACGCAGACCAGCTGCCAACATCATCCCATTCAAAATCAGCGGTCAAAACAACAAGTCTTTTTGTCTTTTCCATAATTGCCTTGTCTACCGAAATCTTATCTAAAAGTTTATACCCTTTTTTCAGTTCATCAATGTAACTATCGGTGGAAATTGAAGAAAATATTCTCATAAAAACATCATAGCAGTAGGGCATGTATCTTTTTAATTCTTTCAAAAACACAGAAGCTTTGAATATATAAATGCCACTGTTCCAAAAGTATTTCGATTTCACTAAATATCTTGCCCTCTTCACATCAGGTTTTTCAACAAACCTTTCAGCTGTAAATACTCCCTTTTCAAGTTCCATTCCCAGCTTGATATATCCGTAGTTTGTATCAGCTCTTGTCGGAGCAATCCCAAAACAAACTATATGACCTTTTTTAGCAATCTCATAACCTTTTTTGATAGCACTTTCAAACCTGTCTGTTTTAGATATGAAATGATCAGAAGGAAAAATTCCCAAAACACTATCTGGATCCTTTTTCAAAATATGGATACATGCCAAGCTAACACACGCAAGTGTCTCTTTCTGCTCAGGTTCAAAAATCAAATTCTCGACCATCACATTTGGGAGAAGCATTCTGAAATGTTCACGGTAATTTATATGGGTGACTATATGAATTTTCTCTGGCGGTATTATTCTCTTTACCCTGTCATAAGTCATTTCAAGAAAACTTTTATCACCTATAATTTGTAAAAACTGTTTTGGAAATGTCTTTCTGCTCTTTGGCCAGAGTCTGACGCCCGCACCGCCAGACAAAATGCAAGCCCAGTCCATAACTTTTATTCTTCCTTCTCTATAAGCTCTAAGCTCATCTTAAAGTAACCTTCTTTGCCATCCATGACTTTTCCATCTCTTGTGACAAACTCTGAAAATCCAAACGACTTTGCAACCTTTTCTGTCTCCTCTGAAAACTCTGCCGGCACTAAAATCTCAACTCTATCTCTTTTTCTTTTTGACTTCCTGTAACCGATAATTAAATAACCATGTTCAGATACAAGATTAAATAC from Caldicellulosiruptor kronotskyensis 2002 encodes the following:
- the yunB gene encoding sporulation protein YunB; translation: MRFYNYNRRRCQKALVLLAFLIFALFTLAIFIEIWLENYLIEAFEYRAKQKIVEVTNQAVLQVLQQQKIKYDDVVKVEKGEKPSLIKIDTVVLNKEAANLILLINQKAKTLTPVEVEFRLGYIFNNIFFNQFGPVLRGNIMYISAVSYNWQSDFNSAGINQTVHRIYLNLKFEGHFLFLRTKRKVTLLQRIPIAENIYIGEVPKVYIGK
- a CDS encoding mannose-1-phosphate guanylyltransferase → MDWACILSGGAGVRLWPKSRKTFPKQFLQIIGDKSFLEMTYDRVKRIIPPEKIHIVTHINYREHFRMLLPNVMVENLIFEPEQKETLACVSLACIHILKKDPDSVLGIFPSDHFISKTDRFESAIKKGYEIAKKGHIVCFGIAPTRADTNYGYIKLGMELEKGVFTAERFVEKPDVKRARYLVKSKYFWNSGIYIFKASVFLKELKRYMPYCYDVFMRIFSSISTDSYIDELKKGYKLLDKISVDKAIMEKTKRLVVLTADFEWDDVGSWSAFERILTKDENGNVIKAEAITNETKNCIIFSDKFVIALGIKDIILISVDDAILVCHKSKEREIKEIIQTIALNEKYKKYL